A single region of the Demequina sp. genome encodes:
- the fbaA gene encoding class II fructose-bisphosphate aldolase, which yields MAIATPESYNAMLDAAKAGSYAFPAINVTSSSTVTAAIQGFAEAESDGIIQVSIGGAQYASGSTIKDQVLGSVALAAYAREVAAAYGVTIALHTDHCHAQYVDSWLRPLLAISTERVARGEQPLFVSHMWDGSSVPLAENLDLAEELLELSQAARTVLEIEIGVVGGEEDGHAAEINEKLYTTPEDGIATVERLGTGEKGRYLTALTFGNVHGVYKPGAVKLRPELLGEIQAAVGAKVGKDKPFDLVFHGGSGSTAEEIATAVSHGVIKMNVDTDTQYAYTRPVADYMLKNYDGVLKVDGEIGDKKTYDPRAWSKVAEAGMAARVIEACQQLGSAGKKI from the coding sequence ATGGCCATCGCCACCCCCGAGTCCTACAACGCGATGCTCGACGCCGCCAAGGCCGGCTCGTACGCGTTCCCAGCCATCAACGTGACGTCGTCCTCGACGGTCACGGCCGCCATCCAGGGCTTCGCGGAGGCTGAGTCCGACGGCATCATCCAGGTCTCGATCGGCGGCGCGCAGTACGCGTCCGGCTCCACGATCAAGGACCAGGTCCTCGGTTCCGTCGCGCTCGCGGCGTACGCCCGCGAGGTCGCCGCGGCCTACGGCGTGACGATCGCCCTGCACACCGACCACTGCCACGCCCAGTACGTGGACTCGTGGTTGCGCCCGCTGCTCGCCATCTCCACCGAGCGTGTCGCCCGCGGCGAGCAGCCGCTGTTCGTGTCCCACATGTGGGACGGCTCATCGGTGCCGCTTGCGGAGAACCTCGACCTCGCGGAGGAGCTGCTGGAGCTCTCCCAGGCCGCGCGCACGGTGCTCGAGATCGAGATCGGCGTCGTCGGCGGCGAGGAGGACGGCCACGCGGCCGAGATCAACGAGAAGCTGTACACCACCCCCGAGGACGGCATCGCGACCGTCGAGCGCCTGGGCACCGGCGAGAAGGGCCGCTACCTCACCGCGCTGACGTTCGGCAACGTGCACGGCGTCTACAAGCCGGGCGCGGTCAAGCTCCGTCCCGAGCTGCTCGGCGAGATTCAGGCAGCGGTCGGCGCCAAGGTGGGCAAGGACAAGCCGTTCGACCTGGTCTTCCACGGCGGCTCCGGCTCCACGGCCGAGGAGATCGCCACGGCCGTCTCCCACGGCGTCATCAAGATGAACGTCGACACCGACACCCAGTACGCCTACACGCGTCCCGTCGCCGACTACATGCTCAAGAACTACGACGGCGTCCTCAAGGTCGACGGCGAGATCGGTGACAAGAAGACGTACGACCCGCGCGCGTGGAGCAAGGTCGCGGAGGCCGGCATGGCCGCCCGCGTCATCGAGGCCTGCCAGCAGCTCGGCTCGGCCGGCAAGAAGATCTGA